Genomic segment of Panicum virgatum strain AP13 chromosome 9N, P.virgatum_v5, whole genome shotgun sequence:
CCGAACTTCATTATTAATACAAACAGCCCATCACGCCTATGTTATTGACTCTCTGTTATTGACTCTCTCTGCAGTGACCTTGTTCGCAGCGCTCCTGCACGTGTCAAGGTTTTGCGAGCGTTTACTGCTCCTGAACCCCGTCTAGCAGTTAGCTCCCCCTCGTCGTATGCAAGCTCAAACTCGTTCCAGTAAGTTATTTCGTGAATGCTTGACGTGGCCAAAAGGAACTGTTTACATGATGTCCAGAACTTATGATTGTTTTCTTTTTGGGTTAACCGAGTTACATGTCAATGTTGTTTCCATTCCAGCTGTAGGTCCATGGACAAGGTGGAGTTTGACGATGTCACGGACAGATTACTGCTACGTGTCATGAATGGCACTAAGGGGTTCATCTGTAGTGAGTACACATGGGATCCCGTCGCTAATGAATGTGTCCAGCCCTTCATTATTAATGCGAGAAGTGATCTGCACCTAGAAATTTCATCCACGCAAGTCAAAGAGAGAATTGTCCACCTGCAAGAAAAGTTCCGCCAACACAAGGTGACCACTTCAATGAAGGCCATACTGGTTAATTACTAAAGCTTAGTAAAGTTTTCTAACCATCATGCCATTTGGTGATGCAGAGAGGTGAAGCGAACTTCGGAGCAAATATCGATATTGCGGAAAAAGTGTTCGGGGACCAGATAGACTCTCTCCCACCATCGTTGGAAATAGATGCACCTCGATTATCTATTCCACTATACGAGCATAGGAAACGTTCGTCCACTGATGGAGGTGCAGAGACCAGCAGGCGACCGAGCAAATCTCGTCGTTCTGCTGGCCCTTCCTATTCTAGATGCAGTGATGATGCCATCAGTCCTGAATTTGCTAAGTTGATGGACAGTGAATTTAGTATGTCTCGTTGTGTTGCCAAACTTCAGAGGCTTGGTTTCAAAGACCCAAGACTTTTCGAGGCTATCGATTTGCTAAAGGTTGACCTAGAAGCGCGTGAAATATTCATGACGCTAGCGGACGAGACCGCAAAAGGATATGTCAACCGTCTCCTCGGCGTCGAAGGCAGCTAAATTTAGGAGTTGTGGCTAaatttaggagttgtatgggaAGACATTGTGATGACCTGTGAATGTGCTTTGGAGCTTGTAATGAGATTTGGAGCGGTGCTTTGGAGCTTGTACTTGTGTTATGTGAATCATATGTGCTGATGTTGATGTGGGCATTGTTTGCATGTGTGTGTTATCGTAGGGATGCTAATTAGGTAGTTGGTTAAGTGGAAGCAAGAAACTTGATGAATGTACTATGTTATCATGGATGTACTGTTCTGGTGATGAATGAGACAATATCCAGTTTGCATGACTGCTTACATGTATCATTAAACAACAATGCATCACTGCTTACGGAAGTAAAAAAATGATTTTATGCTTAGCTTAACCCAaaacaatcatcaagaaaaataaaaaatatgcaaATTCATATGATAGATCACATTTAACTCTTTGAACTGTTTAAACATTTCTCGGAAACTGTTTAAACAttttcccttctccctctctccttttctcctttttctttcccgGCCCAactcccctttcttcttcctggcGCAGCCCAGCTTCCTGCTCCGGCCCGGCCCGCGCTCTCtgttcccttctctctctctgtggcgcggaccccacacgtcagtgcccttctccttcttcccgtgttctcctccccccccccccccccccccccccccccccgcgctatCAGTTTTGGATCTCGACTGGCTCCGCCAAGATCTGACGCCGCGGCCAAGATCTgacgccgcctcgccctccgccccGGCCTACCAGTAACCTCAAAATGTTTCAATGGAGAGGCACAACTTCCAGTAGTAGCAGCACGCCCTACTATCATACCCAAGAAGAACGAACGTCTGCTTTGCTCTACATGTATACCAATATGGAAGAGATGGAACCATATTTCATGTAAGTGTAGCCCGTATTATTCAGGTCCTTAGTCATGTTGCTCTAGCCCTTACCCACTTTGTCTGTACAGTGAGTTTGATAAGCAGAATTGGAGGTCTAAACAACAACCTACGAACAAGCAACTAGTTGCGATGCGACGGCGTGGGATAAACGGAGGACCTAATTTCATCGACTGGTTTCAAACTTATGTACGACCTTCTCCTATTTATCTTCTCCATCCTCTTACATGGTAATGGTATGGTCCAAGTAACTTGAAATTGTTTCCAGTGCACAAGATGTACCGAGGTCCATGATGACTTGCGGTAGCTGTCCTATGGGAGGGCGGTCGTTAGAAGCTATGGGCGTTATGATGTCAATGGCTTTCGTTTCCGGTCAGCCTCATTTGAAGCCGCTCGTCCTCGTGCTGCCACAGTTAACTCTGGAGTTGTGACTAGGGCAGTCGATGCAGAAGGACGAGAAATTAACTACTACGGAATCATTCAAAACATTCTCGAGTTCAGTTTTGCAGGCGACAAGAAACTGGAAGTATTCTTCTTTGATTGCAAATGGTTTGATAGCATTCATGGGATTCGACAAAACCAGTTCGGCATGGTTGAAATCAAACACAGCGAACGTCTATCTGGCAATGATAACTTCGTCCTTGCGCACCAGGTCGAGCAGGTGTATTATTTGTCATACCCATGTCAAAAGCTAGATGCTTGGTGGGTAGTGTACAAAGTGAATCCTCGAGAACGGTTACATACTCCTGCTGAAGCTGCTTATCATATCGAGAACGACAACGTTGATGAGGtctatcaagaagaagaaatgcCAATGTCTTTTGATATCGAGCCTGGTGCAGGACTTGATTCTTTAGTTGGAGGCGGTGACGATGTCACCGTTCTACATAGACGGAAACGACTACCTACCCAGAGAAAAGCTAGGAGGTGTACCGTAGGACGGAGGGGACTACTTGATCGTGATGCTCATGAATTTTGAGGAGTAAAACTTGTTTTGGTAAATGTTTTCCATGTGTTCTTATGTTGCTTAATTATACTTTACATAATTGTCGGACTAACTTCTACTTTGATTCACTTAACAGGATGAACCGCAGGATCAAGGAAGTCGCGAACAGAGTTGTGACCAAGGCGAGCAAGGCGAGCAAGTCACTTTTTCAAGGGAGTTCTTCAAGCAGCACCAGGCGGGAAGCGTTGATGCGATGTCTGCACCCAGAGTTGCAAGACACACCTATTGTGCTTCAAAGatctgatgatgaagatgaggagTACGAGGGCGGAGAGggtggagaggaggaagagggtggATAGGAGGATGAGGGTGGACAGGAGGATGAGggtggagaggaggaggagagtggacaggaggaagaggatgagggtggagaggaggaggaggaggaggatgacgaggactcGTTGGGTGGAGATTCGGCCAGAAGCTCCGAATTTATGCGGCTGAGGCTTCGGAAGAGCCACGTCGTTTGCCCGCCTTCGATACCTACACGGCCGGATGACAGGGTGCTGATTATCCCAACCGGAGACGAGTACGAATAACTTTGCTTGTTTAGATTATTTAATTCTGTACATGATGCTTTTTTTTAATTATCTTCGTCCAGCTCGTGGCAGGATACGGGGTTCGACGGCAGAGGTCACCATAGGCAGGTTAACGCCGTCTTGGGTAACCTCTGTCGTTTGCACAACCCGGGAGTTGTGACGAACAAGCACGGTGAGCCTATTGCGTGCACAGCGTGGAAGGACTTTGCACTTGCTCCAGATGCACGGTTTGGAAATGCGCAGGGAGCAGTCAAGGATGCCTTCTGGGTAAATTACTTggtctttttttatatttgtgCCATTTTTATAAATACTGCACTAACAATATTAATTCTGATATTGTAGAAACGTTACCGTGTGGATCCTGCAGACAAGGAGCATGCAGATCGTGTCCTTGACGTCTGTGCAAAGAAGGTTTGCAGAGATGCATTCTCAAATGCAAGACTCCAGGTTACAAATCAGTTCATGAAGACGGTGAAAGGGCTTCCAGTATTCCATTTTCGGCAGTATTCAGATATCTATTTGACCGCAGAGGAGTACCAACAGGTAAAGGATATCCGTGATCAAGTTTACTCATTTACCTTAAGAATATCTTAATTACATTAATATGTGTGCAGGTCCAACTCCCGTGGTTGGAGGACCGTCCAGATGCTTATCGGGCCCTTTGTGTACTATGGGCTTCTGAAGCATTTCAAGAGAAATCAAAGAAGAAAAGACACTGTGCCACGAAGGGTGTCAACCATACGTTTGGAGGCGATGGATACATTCGTACGGCTAAACGAATGGTAAGACAGTACAAAGCTCTTTCATAAACCTATATATAGTTATATGCTACTAATTGCTAAAAGCAGGAAGTGGCAACTGGTGTCGAGCCGTCACCCATCGATGTGTATCTCCGGGGGCATAGGGGACCAGACCCGGCACATCCGGAGGTCCTATGTAGTCAGCAAGCGTCAGACCGATTGGTTAGTTGTTCGCTATTTAGAAATAGTTCTCAAACATTCAAACTCTAAGTTCGAAATTTGTTTTATAATTGCAGGAGCTATATGGGCAGGAGATGATTAGACGCCATGGTGAAAACTTCGATTGGCGGAAGGGACCTATTGATCCAGAGGCGTTGCATGCTAGCGGTGGTGGAAAGGCGCATGGACGGTGAGATCACTATCTCTTAAATTGTTTTCTTACTACAATTAAAATTTCATACTTTGAATTTTGAAGGTACTCCATGTTTACCAGGGTGGTCGACTCGAGAGACATTCAAACACGTAGGGGATCTTCCTCTTAGAGTTCGGGTTGTACTTCGAGCCGATATCGCCGCACGGAGCAAGATGCCGTCATCGAGAATCTGCAAGAGGCGCTGAGAGCGCAAAACGAGTATAACTTACGGCAGCAAGAGTACCAGAGGCAGCAGCAAGATTGGATTGCTGTAAGTATGATTCCTGAACAATTAGCATTTCGACCATTCCTCACTTTGTGTTACTAACCGGTTGCATTTACAGTCGGTGTTACAGCAGCAGCATGGCCATGGAAATATcttgccaccgccaccaccactgccACCTCCGCCAATGTTGCCTGAGTTATATCCTCTGAGACCTCCTGCAGCCGAGGTTCGATTAACTGCCAGAAATTCAGTTTAATTAACCCAATGCTGTTGAATTTAGTTGATTCTAAACACATGTAGTCAATATAGCCGAATCAGTAAATCAATTTCATCTCCTATACACTAGGGATCAGGAGTAAATGTGAGAGACATCAGCCAATCCCCTCCAGCACAAGTACGAAATACACCTAGAGAGGAGGTTAGTTTGTTAGTTCTCAATAGCTATTGGTTACTTATAATTGATAACTCCTAATTTCTCTCTAAT
This window contains:
- the LOC120687755 gene encoding uncharacterized protein LOC120687755, translating into MDKVEFDDVTDRLLLRVMNGTKGFICSEYTWDPVANECVQPFIINARSDLHLEISSTQVKERIVHLQEKFRQHKRGEANFGANIDIAEKVFGDQIDSLPPSLEIDAPRLSIPLYEHRKRSSTDGGAETSRRPSKSRRSAGPSYSRCSDDAISPEFAKLMDSEFSMSRCVAKLQRLGFKDPRLFEAIDLLKVDLEAREIFMTLADETAKGYVNRLLGVEGS